From a single Dendropsophus ebraccatus isolate aDenEbr1 chromosome 8, aDenEbr1.pat, whole genome shotgun sequence genomic region:
- the LOC138799341 gene encoding intelectin-1-like, which produces MTTNGGGWTLVASVHENNMNGKCTVGDRWSSQGGNNINNPKGDDNWSNYATFGLPEGATSDDYKNPGYYDIFSKDLGLWHVPNKTPLSKWRNTAILRYRTNNGFFSQEGGNLFHLYKIYPVMYNAGSCLTNNGPAIPVVYDFGSAEKTKSFYSPNGQQEFTPGYVQFRPINHERASLALCAGVKVTGCNVEHHCIGGGGYIPEGNPRQCGDFASFDWDGYGKHVGWSSSKEITEAAVLLFYR; this is translated from the exons ATGACAACGAATGGTGGAGGTTGGACCTTGGTGGCCAGTGTCCATGAAAACAACATGAATGGTAAATGTACAGTGGGAGATCGCTGGTCTAGTCAAGGAGGAAACAACATCAATAACCCAAAAGGAGATGACAACTGGTCTAACTACGCTACATTCGGCCTACCTGAGGGAGCTACCAGTGATGATTATAAG AATCCAGGATATTATGATATTTTTTCAAAAGACTTGGGGTTATGGCATGTTCCCAACAAGACCCCCTTGTCTAAGTGGAGAAATACTGCTATCCTAAGATACCGCACAAACAATGGCTTCTTTTCCCAAGAAGGTGGTAACCTATTTCACCTATATAAA ATATACCCTGTGATGTACAATGCTGGAAGCTGCCTCACAAATAATGGACCTGCTATCCCTGTTGTGTATGACTTTGGCAGTGCTGAGAAGACCAAATCATTTTATTCACCAAATGGACAAC AAGAGTTCACTCCTGGCTATGTCCAGTTCCGGCCTATTAATCACGAAAGAGCTTCCTTGGCTCTATGTGCAGGTGTGAAGGTGACAGGATGCAATGTAGAACAT CATTGTATTGGCGGAGGAGGCTACATCCCAGAAGGAAACCCGAGACAGTGTGGAGACTTTGCATCATTTGATTGGGATGGTTATGGAAAACATGTAGGTTGGAGCTCCAGCAAGGAGATTACTGAAGCAGCTGTCCTCCTCTTTTATCGTTAA